The Phoenix dactylifera cultivar Barhee BC4 unplaced genomic scaffold, palm_55x_up_171113_PBpolish2nd_filt_p 001300F, whole genome shotgun sequence DNA segment TAAGTCCTTGTTAAAATTTGGCTTTAGGGCAGTTGTGGTCTTGGTAGGTTTCTGAGAATTTATTGCCTTGTTTCCAAACTGACTTTCTCGGGTAATGGAGTTTTTGTTTGAGTCTCACTTTCGACCACCAGTTCGCCTTTGTTGTGCTTCCACTCTCAGTGCATAGCGATGGGCATCATCAATACTCATGACATCGAATATCTCCACTTGGTCCAAGATGTCCCGTCTCAAGCCATTGATATATCTACTAGTAACATGAATGGGGTCCTCACTAAGGTCATTTCTTGCTTGGAGCTCATAGAACTCCTCGGTGTACTCATCCACGATCCTAGTCCTTGTTGGACGTTTTGGAATTTCAAGTAGAGATTTTGGCGATAATCCAATGGGAGAAATCACTTCCTCAACTTTTTCTTCATCTTACTCCAGGTACGGATCTTATCCTTACCTTGCTCATGAACTCTTCGTTCCTGGAGTTGCTTCCACCAAACTAGTGCATGTCCTTTTAATTTGAGAGTCACAAATTTGACCTCTTTATCCTCAAGGATTTTCTTTCAACCAAAATATTGGTCGATTTTGTTGACCCAATCAAGAAAAGCATTTGGCTGGAAATGCCCCTCAAAATCTCCAATATCTATTTTAATGCCATCATCCCAACGTCTGGCATAAAGGGGTTCTCTATGTGgtggtctctctctctgtttctaCATAGTGGTCGATCATCTAAGTTATTTTTTATCTCATCTGACTCACTACTCTTGACTACCATCTGATTGACCCTTTGTCTATCTTGAGATCTAACTCTACGTCTTGGTTCATCCTGAtgatttttctctctcctaggTCTCACTATCTCAGTGATGTTCAATTCTAGTCTAGTTATGAAGTTGGAGAGGTGTTCTACCTGTCGTTGGATCTGCTCTAAGATTTGTTGTTGAGTTCTACATGCATCTTGCCAATTATCAGATATGATTGTAGGCTAAGATTCGATCCAAAACTTTTTCAAAGGTGCTTCTAATATTATGGAGgtgaaaaagatttttttttagaaattttttttccatttttttatttttttaatgctgaaaataaatattctaatacagaaattaatatttagtatagaaatatttttttatattttaaatgcggaaaatgaatgcagaatttttttaaaatgcagaaactaatttttttatgtttttaactccaaaaattaaaatttctgtAGTTTTAAATgctgaaaatataatttactgATTTTATTaatccaaaaaatatatttttctgttttgaagtgcagaaatttaatttttagaattTAAAGTGCAGAAAAAATGAATGTTATGATGCAAATACAATAATGAAGATTTTTAGATATGCAGGACCTATTTGCTCTGATATCACTTTGGTGCAACCTATAATCGATTACTATAGATGTAAATTAATTTCATAATAATCAATTATGATGCGATTGATTAGACACTTCGGCAAATACTCATCATCTCAAAAGATCATCATAGAGAAAAGTAAACGCAAAACAGAACATGATAGATATcttatcaatgaaatataactagtgcagcaaactgaaaataactacaacagaacaataaaaaaaatactgccAGTAAACTCGGATTCCAAGGATGTAATAAATGGAAATGATGGTAATGGTGATGGATGAAGATAATGATTGATGGACGAAGAAACAAAGGTTGGGCAAAAGATGGTGATAGAACTAGTCGGATAATTACCTCTACGAGTTTGATTCCTTCAATCCAATGAGAATCTTCAGGCCGCGCTCCACCAAAGTATCGAGATGAAGGATGACAGGGTCAAGAAGGTGGCTCCAAGAAGAAATAGGTCAAGAAGCAGGATGAAAGTGGAAGGAAAATGGTCTTTCAGAGCTTCGTCCATGGTGGCACTCACCTTTCTAggaatttttctctttttttttggttgttgtCCTGTCTTTTTATAGGCCGAGTTAATGTTCCGTGAATAGTAATGGGTCGGGTTACTATTCACGTAAACGGTATTTTTTTTCTGTGATGTTTTCTGCAGAtttctgcattttttttctcttttctaactttcttctccccttcttccATATACACACAATTCTATTTTCGAGACTATCATCCATCCTCCTCCGTTCCTAGAGATGAATGATGACCGTGGGCATTGAAGAAATGCTAAGATTCAAGCAATTAAGTGTGGTGGTTTGGAGTTGGGTTAGGCTTCCTGTCACACCTAGGTAGATCCTTTTTGCTTGGCAGTACTAGTACATTACTCGACTGAAAATTCAAGCCTAAATTTTAGATGGAAAACacagaaacaacaaaaaatataaatcatgTATAAGATGGAGTCCTGAGACTACATCAATATCTAATTTTTGTAGGGCAGCTGGCGGATGAATGAACTTGGTTCTAAGCTTTAATAATAGGTTAAATTTGAACCATGATGTGACTGCATGACTGCAATGGTAAATGGGTCTCTCGCCCAATTTTCCTGTTATCCAGTCATGGTGCTTTGTGGGAATGGCCATGGAAGGAGCTACATCAGTCCATTGCTTATTGCAGATGAGTTAAACTCTGGCCTCTAGATGCCAGTTCTTAGGTTTGAGGATAACATGGATTGCCTTGTATTACGTTGCCTTTCAGCAGGTTTATCAACTATTAAGGGTTTATCAACTGGTTAGGCAGATGATGATCTGTGTGTTAAATGAAGGATTGTTAAGGAAACTTCTACTTGTGGCAGTGGCTATGGTGTTTATAGTGAGAATATATTAGGAGAATTCATATTTCTTTTAATGATCGTTCAATTTGTTGGGCAATGAGTTGGTTTTCATGAGGATCTGGTCAGATGTTTAAGGTTTCAGGGATGGTTCCCAAGAGTATCGGACCAGATGTCAGTTCTACTTCACTTGGCTCCCTCAAGTCCTGTTTTATATTGCATCTTGTGGGCACTATATTGTTTGTTTAAAATTTCTAATATTACCTCTCCAATTTCTTCATGCTGATTTCGTAATCTATCCTCTCTTCATTCAGGATGCCCTTCTTGCTAGCATAGCTGAAACAGAGAAGCAAACAGAGTTGGCCACACGAGTTTCAACATGGAAAGAACGGATTGAACACACCTCGGAAGAGCAAGTGGGTAGCAGGAGATTGCTTCCGTTCTCTTCCAGTCCTGATCTATATTAGCCAAAGAATTCTTCTGGTTATTTGAGATttccttatttttttcattgattGGGAATTGTTTAGACAGGATACACACCCTCCTTTTGACATTCACTTATATGGCGAGAGAATCTTGGACAAGCTTTCCTTCAAAGTAGACAGTGGAGGAAGCATGTCCTCTATGGATGTTGTGATGGGCCAACCCAAGCATGATGTTGCAAGGACATTTTCTGCACTTCTGCAGCTGGTATTTACTTTTTTCTGCTTGCAAGCATATATGGCATACTTGTTCTTGTGATCAAAAATTGAGAAACTTTGTGTATTTACCACAAACTTTGGATTTCAGGTAAACAATGGGAATGTTGATCTACAAAGAGCTCCAGCAAGTGATGAGTTTGTCCATCTACGTGAAGTTCCTTCGCCATGCCAGAAGAGAAGATATGGGCAACTGTTCGACAAGGAAGAGAGTTAATTTCCCTTTGAGGAAAGGGTGCATAAAAGCAAATTCCTCCACCTCAGAAGCCACCTCACCTTTAAAATCATTGCATCAGAATGGCAGGTTCTCTCCTAAGCTTGGGAAGGGCAATGTTATCGGGTGTACTCCTGAGGGGAAAAGAAGACGGAGGTCTACTCGGTTTATAGAGCTATTTGATTTGCAGTCTGCTGGTTGACATAAaacaacttttaaaaaaaaaaaaaaaaaaaaaattgaggatgATGTAAAATGTCTGTTGAATGGTCTGGAGATCATATATCAGTACCATACTCTATGTAACTCGGTGTATCAGTTCCCTCTAACAAGTGGGTAGGCGACAACACTTTAATTTATGGCTTAGGTCTAGGCAGGTATATATGTTAAAAATTTCTGTAATTCTTGTATGTTTATTCATTAATCAATATATTTTTCGGTTGTCCATCCTTGTTTATATGTAATAGTAGCAATGCCCCATTAATAAATCTaaacttttttttgtgtgtgttaaAGTTGTCGGTGTCAATCTCATTTGGGATGGTGTCTAAGATGAAACGTTTTTAGCTACAAGCAAAACTTCTCGACAAGGCTAGATGTCTGTTTCTAGGTGACTTCTCTTTTGCATTTCATTTCAATATCTATATGATTTATTAGTGTGGATAGAtaaaatgttttcttttttcttttttcgtaCAAGATATCATTTTCACAAAAACATTAGGGGCGTCATTTTCGTCTATGATTTTTGTACATGTTTTTGGATGCTTTTTCTCCGTGTTTTATCATTTGATTGGATCGATGCATGATATCTCTTGCGTGGGGTTCATAAATCGCTTGATTTTAGCTCCATGAGTTGAGCAAGGTGTCGAAGCCCTTTATGTCTTGTCTGATGTCCGTGGCCTCTTCGTTCACATTGGCTCTAGAGTTGGGGTTGGTGGAGAAGATATGGACGATATCTCCCTTCTTTATGTGGAGGTGGGTAAGGCCAGGGTGGAGAGTAGGAGAAAGGAGTCGAAACCAAGCAGGAAATGTGATAGTGATGCAGTGCATGGGTTGAAACTGAGTGAACAAACGAGCGATATCTCGTCTCCTCGAGGGAAGAAGGTTATCACCGAAGGTTGGGCTGCGAAATATGTCATGATGGACGAGGTGAAGGAGCATGGACAAGTTATAACGAATCCACTTTGTTTTCATTTGAGGTGAAAAGCAATTCATCTTTCAGGATTTTTGATCTTCCACCAACGTTAAGAATTCTTATTTATTGAGCTAATTTGGGTGAGGCCATCATTGGGTGGGAAACGAAGGCTTTGTGGTGGGGAAGAGGGGTATGTATAGACCTGCCAAGAGGAAATCAGAGGAACATCAAATGCACGACCACTTTAATTATGGAGTCCATAGGAGAGGCCATGTTGGACTCATTTAGTTCGTGGGAATAGGAGGGAAAAACTATGGTCAATAGAAAAATGGAGAAATActttatgtttggttggagtttttaaacAAAAGAGATGAGAAAATATCTTCTCCCATGGGAATaagattcccacatttcattaGAAAGAAAAATCTACGAGGGCTACGGAAAAGTCCAATTCCCACCGGCTGAGAATTAGAATTATTATTTTGCAAAACTACCCTTAAGCTTTTTAGAAAGAGTAGGGTaagtttttattattattattattaaaggtATAACAAGTATTTAACACAACTACAAGTACTTTGCACAGCTTTCTCAAGAAAGTACATgtttaaccaaacataagtCACTCTAGAATATGTCATTTTATTGTTGGTCAACTAAACATGCAAAAGCCACTTTTTCAAGTATCATATAACTAAgcattagttttattgaaaaaatatttcagtGAGGAGAACTTCTTTCCACAAATTAAATGAGTTCGTCTTGATCCAATCAGGCCAATTAATGGAGGGGTAAAGGTTTCCAAAATTACGTACAATGGatgcaaacaaaaataatacttTAAAAAGTGTCGGCCTTGCATGAATGTAATCATGCAAATTTTTTCataatttatgataatttttACTAGAATGAGGTATTTATAGGAGAATTATAGGTAGTGCAACCTCATCCAAGCTCTTGCATAATACATAGTTGAGGCTTATATGTTCGAACAAAACCTGTATCTCCCAAtattttgtcttttttatttactTTCTGAAAGAGCACCATACAACCTTCCACcaatatttatattttgctcttttcttttaatgtagtTTCTGAAAGAGCACCGTGCAACTTTCCACCAATATTTGCATGCAATATGCTGAACAAATCTCCCAATTTAGTTGTTCAATCTGGCCTATGACCGTCTTCAATTTGTGGTCTGTATAATTCTTGCTCCCGAGCGATGCAATAATGTGAGCAGCCTCCTGTGATGCCTAGATTTGCTGAAAGAATGTGAGCATGATTTCGTTTGCACAGTTCTTGATGTGGCCACTGCCAAAATTGTTCCCAGCTACTTTATCTGATACTTGTTTGCCCCTTCTGCGGCATCGTTGCCTATGAGGTTGATCACAAATTTGGAGCCTGGTTATGTTGTTGATGCAAATGTTGTATTTGACCAAACAGCATATGTTGGGCACTAGAAGTCCTAGTGgtgcttcttttgtttttcttcttcttctcctcctccttgcaCCTtttgtttgcatataatagtgtGCAAATGAGGCCAGTGTGCAAGATTGGCTTATGAAATAGAGGCAGTCCTCCTTCATAGCCTGACCTCTGACCAATCTTgatgaaattaatatttaaacagTTTGCAGGTATGTCCACCAAGAGGCTAAACCAGGGGGGCTACTCGAACCgttattgttgttgtttttgGGAGAAAGCAGGGCTAAGCCTACCGTGGCCATTATGTTTATTAATATAAACCATATAATAGATACAGTACAAGATAAGTCTCAGTTTCAAAAAGGGCTCActttcatcaataaaaatgcgTACTTATTCTCACGCACTTTCTGCTGTAAATCATCAGTCTACATATATTTACAGCACtgtagtttatcataaatacaaacaattcatttttttgctttttaagaagcaatCCATTTGCTATCGCTGGCCAAGTACAAAGAGTAACGGCTATTTGTTTGCACAAAAATATATTCCAGGCACATGTCGCGACAGAATCGGTGTAACGTGGAGAGTTGGTGCGGCAGCAGTGGACGGAGACCTGGAAACATTTTCCAGTAAATACTTTTTGAAAAAATGCGTACTTATTCTCACGCACTTTCCGCTGTAAATCATCAGTCTACATATATTTACAAGCACtgcaatttatcataaataCAAACAATCCATTTTTTGCTTTTTAAGGAGCAATCCATTtgctattgctggctaagtacaAAAGAGTAACGGCCATCTGTTTGCACAAAAAGAGTAACATGGAGAGCTGGTGCGGCAGCAATGGACGGAGACCCTGAAACATTTTCAGTAAatactttttcaaaaaaaaaatccagtaaATAGAAACATCCTTCTTTGCTCAAAATAATGCAGTTTTTCCTACAAAATAGGAAACAGAAAGTCGGTAAAGAGGGCGGTGTGATGGGCTGTACCTGTCTCGGTAGGCTACGAAATCACATTATGCGACTTTTTCATCATTTCTCTGTGCCTTTGCAATTGCGCAGTCAGCACCGGATGACAATTATCGAAATGTAACTTTTCTAGGGATGAAGGCAGGCCCTTTTTCTGGCAGCGAGCGGATCTCAGGGCAATTTGTTATCTCCAAAAGTCGGAGGGTGGAAAGGCTTTGCAACTCAGTTGGCAGGGACTGAAGATTGTTGCAATTTACAAGGCGGTAGCCATCTGAGAGATTTGAGTCCTTGCAACCATAATTGCTCCTCTCCAGCGAACAAAATGAGTTTCAGTTGAGTCCGGACTTGGAGTGATCAAGGGAGGCTGGGGTGATTGTGGAGAACAGCACTTTGACCAGAGCAGTGTCGTCGATGCACAGGAAGCGAAGACGTGCCGAACCCTCGCCATGCTCTTCCTCATTTGCCAATACCGTGAGCCGAGGACATCTTCCTATACTCAAAAAAATCAAGAGATCTGAGAGCTCGTAAGTCCCCTAGGGACCTCAGTTCTCCGCAGTCCCGAATATTCAAACTTGTGAGAGCAATCATGTGACCGAGCACTTCTTCCGGAAGAGATGTTATGTGTGGGCAGCAGATCAAACTGCAACATTGGTGAGAGAGGTGAGGTTGTGCAGGCAGCCGGGTAGTGACTCATCCAGATGACCACATGAATCCAATAAAAGGcattggagagaagagggaaGATCAATTGCACTGGGGACGGGAGCAAGGGGACACTCCCTGATTTCCAAGAAGATGAGGGAGAGAAAGTCTTTAAACCTTTCCATTGGCAACCGCACAACCTTTTGACAAGTCAATAATACTCAAGTCCCTGATAGCCGGCAGGTGGTGTGACAACAGCCATTGTTCCAGATTTAC contains these protein-coding regions:
- the LOC120108371 gene encoding condensin-2 complex subunit H2-like, producing the protein MFKVSGMVPKSIGPDVSSTSLGSLKSCFILHLDALLASIAETEKQTELATRVSTWKERIEHTSEEQDTHPPFDIHLYGERILDKLSFKVDSGGSMSSMDVVMGQPKHDVARTFSALLQLVNNGNVDLQRAPASDEFVHLREVPSPCQKRRYGQLFDKEES